A section of the Rhizomicrobium sp. genome encodes:
- a CDS encoding alpha/beta hydrolase, producing MNRRTKSALLGAGMGLTTLGAVAASIPNAATDPRIDPAIRSFLAVLDKDPSPFWKLPQPKPQDILTALQNQSPVDMSGVTITEQTISEDGRTVKLYIMKPEHVTGTPGVLFFIHGGVWIVGNFENHKRLVRDLVVGSGQIAVFPEYTPLPAAKYPTQVEECYAGLKWVSEHAADLGADGSRIAIAGNSVGGDMTAALTLMAKDRKGPKISYQILFIPATDASVDTKSYLDYGTGRFLTRDFMKYGWDLYAPDAKTRNIPYVSPLRASLAELKGLPPALVITAENDPLRDEGEAYARKLKEAGVSVTAVRYNGTIHDFVALNALRHVPSTEAALAQASEGLRQHLAP from the coding sequence ATGAATCGCCGTACGAAATCCGCGCTCCTCGGAGCGGGAATGGGCCTGACAACGCTGGGCGCCGTCGCGGCGTCGATCCCCAATGCGGCGACGGACCCGCGCATCGACCCCGCGATCCGGAGCTTCCTGGCCGTGCTCGACAAGGATCCCAGCCCGTTCTGGAAGCTGCCGCAGCCCAAGCCGCAGGACATCCTCACCGCGCTGCAGAACCAGTCGCCGGTCGACATGTCCGGCGTGACGATCACCGAGCAGACGATCAGCGAAGACGGCCGCACCGTGAAGCTCTACATCATGAAGCCCGAGCATGTGACCGGAACGCCGGGCGTGCTGTTCTTCATCCATGGCGGCGTGTGGATCGTCGGCAATTTCGAGAACCACAAGCGCCTGGTGCGCGACCTCGTGGTCGGCTCGGGCCAGATCGCCGTGTTCCCGGAATACACGCCGCTGCCGGCGGCGAAATATCCGACGCAGGTCGAGGAATGCTATGCCGGGCTCAAATGGGTTTCCGAGCACGCCGCCGATCTCGGCGCGGACGGCAGCCGCATCGCCATCGCCGGCAATTCCGTCGGCGGCGACATGACGGCCGCGCTGACGCTGATGGCGAAGGACCGCAAGGGGCCGAAGATCAGCTACCAGATCCTCTTCATCCCGGCGACCGATGCCAGCGTCGACACCAAGTCCTATCTCGACTACGGCACCGGCCGCTTCCTGACGCGCGACTTCATGAAGTATGGCTGGGACCTCTATGCACCCGACGCCAAGACGCGGAACATTCCTTACGTGTCGCCGCTGCGCGCCAGCCTCGCCGAACTCAAGGGCCTGCCGCCGGCGCTCGTCATCACCGCCGAGAACGATCCGCTGCGCGACGAGGGCGAAGCCTATGCGCGCAAGCTGAAAGAGGCCGGCGTAAGCGTGACGGCCGTCCGCTACAACGGGACGATCCACGACTTCGTGGCGCTGAACGCCCTGCGCCACGTTCCCTCGACGGAGGCGGCGCTCGCACAAGCCAGCGAGGGCCTTCGCCAACACCTCGCGCCGTGA
- a CDS encoding DUF4331 family protein: MSHHLDSPLARQDVRLDITDLYVFRGETGTVFAINVCHSIAGPVPVPGYHPEGMYEFKVDRDGDAVEDVTYRVTFDPRDEQGNQAYALRRLRGADAANPDAAGTIVARGTTGETVTTPEGLRIWAGRAGDPFWIEPDVLHAVGHAFQDGTPVDLTGWDPAKAKNLFAGHSVYSIVLELPDSELLADAPGRRRIGVWAVATLATDTGGWRSINRIGLPMIHPLFTQFNEDLGDRLNAGSPADDFATYGETVAKAIAAMVAATGTAESPRAYGETVAQRFFPNMLPYVVGTPAVFGLAEWNGRSLTDNAPDVMFSIAANAPIRLGIGKESVTAKPSATFPYVPKIA, translated from the coding sequence ATGTCCCATCATCTCGATTCGCCGCTCGCCCGCCAGGATGTCCGGCTCGACATCACCGATCTCTACGTGTTCCGCGGCGAGACGGGCACGGTGTTCGCCATCAATGTCTGCCACTCGATCGCAGGACCCGTTCCGGTGCCGGGCTACCACCCGGAGGGCATGTATGAGTTCAAGGTCGACCGCGACGGCGATGCCGTCGAGGACGTGACCTATCGCGTGACGTTCGATCCGAGAGACGAACAGGGCAACCAGGCTTATGCGCTGCGCCGCCTCAGAGGGGCGGATGCCGCCAACCCCGACGCGGCCGGCACGATCGTCGCCCGCGGAACGACCGGCGAGACGGTCACGACCCCCGAGGGATTGCGCATCTGGGCCGGCCGTGCCGGCGATCCGTTCTGGATCGAGCCGGACGTGCTGCACGCCGTCGGCCATGCCTTCCAGGACGGCACCCCGGTCGATCTCACCGGATGGGATCCGGCCAAGGCGAAGAACCTGTTCGCCGGCCACTCCGTCTATTCCATCGTGCTGGAGCTGCCGGACAGCGAGTTGCTCGCCGACGCGCCCGGCCGGCGCCGGATCGGCGTGTGGGCCGTGGCCACGCTCGCCACCGACACGGGCGGCTGGCGTTCGATCAACCGGATCGGCCTGCCGATGATCCATCCGCTCTTCACGCAGTTCAACGAGGATCTCGGCGACCGGCTCAATGCCGGCAGCCCCGCCGACGATTTCGCGACCTATGGCGAGACGGTCGCCAAGGCGATCGCCGCGATGGTGGCCGCGACCGGCACCGCCGAGAGCCCGCGCGCCTATGGCGAGACGGTCGCCCAGCGCTTCTTCCCGAACATGCTGCCCTATGTCGTGGGCACGCCGGCGGTGTTCGGCCTGGCCGAGTGGAATGGGCGGTCGCTGACCGACAACGCGCCCGACGTCATGTTCTCGATCGCGGCCAACGCGCCCATCCGGCTCGGCATCGGCAAGGAATCGGTCACGGCCAAGCCGTCGGCGACCTTTCCCTACGTGCCGAAGATCGCCTGA
- a CDS encoding efflux transporter outer membrane subunit: protein MTRPVVLIALVLLAGCMGPRPEIPHEAAVVPPQAWRSDPGAAPSDINAAWWQSFADPALARVVETALAHNDDIALAAERVAEARGQYHFAQAQRWPDVTGLAAGDRQRDINPGFGVPENQTVGEAQLSISYDLDLFGRLSEASEAARAQLLSSVAARDNVRLAVAASAAGGYITLRALDARLDVLRRTLADRADSFRIARRRAETGYASQLDLAQAEADYRTAEQQIPAAELAIARQEDGLSVLLGDNPRAIERGLALGTIALPTVPAAVPSTLMRRRPDIVAAEEQLVAADHALDSARAAFLPDIRISADGALVGSTLISSPVQIFTLGAGIFGPIFDAGRLDAQQETTAARRNQAAFAYRKTALGAFREVEDSLAAIRRLGEQEQALAKQRDAVARALRLATSRYRAGYSPYLDQLDAERTLLTTELALVQVRSDRLNAAVTLYQALGGGWSASGDPDK from the coding sequence ATGACGCGTCCCGTCGTCCTCATCGCCCTCGTCTTGCTGGCCGGCTGCATGGGACCGCGGCCCGAAATCCCGCATGAGGCCGCGGTCGTGCCGCCGCAGGCCTGGCGCAGCGATCCCGGCGCCGCGCCGTCGGATATAAATGCGGCGTGGTGGCAGTCCTTCGCCGATCCGGCTCTGGCCCGGGTCGTCGAGACCGCGCTGGCGCATAATGACGATATCGCGCTCGCCGCCGAACGCGTCGCCGAGGCGCGGGGCCAGTACCATTTCGCGCAGGCGCAGCGCTGGCCCGACGTGACCGGCCTGGCCGCGGGCGACCGCCAGCGCGACATCAATCCCGGCTTCGGCGTGCCCGAGAACCAGACTGTCGGCGAGGCCCAGCTGTCGATCAGCTACGATCTCGATCTCTTCGGCCGTCTCTCCGAGGCCAGCGAAGCGGCGCGCGCGCAATTGCTGTCGAGCGTGGCGGCGCGGGACAATGTCCGCCTCGCCGTCGCCGCGTCGGCCGCCGGCGGCTATATCACCCTGCGGGCGCTGGACGCCCGGCTGGACGTCCTGCGCCGGACGCTCGCCGACCGCGCGGATTCGTTCCGCATCGCGCGCCGCCGCGCCGAGACCGGCTATGCCTCGCAGCTCGATCTCGCGCAGGCCGAGGCCGACTACCGTACCGCCGAGCAGCAAATTCCGGCGGCCGAACTCGCCATCGCGCGGCAGGAGGACGGTCTCAGCGTCCTGCTCGGCGACAATCCGCGCGCGATCGAGCGCGGCCTCGCGCTAGGGACCATCGCGCTGCCGACCGTCCCCGCAGCCGTGCCGAGCACGCTGATGCGCCGCCGCCCGGACATCGTCGCGGCCGAGGAACAGCTCGTCGCCGCCGACCATGCGCTGGACTCCGCGCGTGCGGCATTCCTGCCCGACATCCGGATTTCCGCCGATGGCGCCCTGGTGGGCTCGACGCTGATTTCCAGCCCGGTGCAGATCTTCACGCTCGGCGCCGGTATCTTCGGCCCGATCTTCGACGCCGGCCGTCTCGATGCGCAGCAGGAGACGACGGCGGCGCGGCGCAACCAGGCGGCGTTCGCCTATCGCAAGACGGCGCTGGGCGCGTTCCGCGAGGTCGAAGACTCGCTCGCCGCGATCCGCCGCCTCGGCGAGCAAGAACAGGCGCTGGCGAAGCAGCGCGACGCCGTCGCCCGGGCGCTCCGTCTCGCCACCAGCCGCTATCGCGCCGGCTATTCGCCCTATCTCGACCAGCTCGATGCCGAGCGCACGCTGCTGACGACCGAGCTCGCGCTGGTGCAGGTGCGGTCGGATCGTCTGAACGCCGCCGTCACGCTCTATCAGGCGCTGGGCGGCGGATGGAGCGCATCGGGGGACCCGGACAAATGA
- a CDS encoding MFS transporter, with protein MSVVESEYRFAPQERPMFPGSPFAPSHSLPRKIAYVCVGTLIGALATFTNALVNVNAGNLAGSLGLTLAQVGVLPAIYVAMNATANLTLVRARAKFGIPEVTVVLLGVYALAAAVQLILPGYPAAIALRATCGVAAAGLTTLTIYYFLQVMPVPLRPLALVIGISLTQLGTPLARLVPLDLLAQDHWHGLSLIELGVSLTITAVILAVPLPPSERSPAFERLDFVTIGLMVPAFLLLCIVLGEGRLLWWMDRAWLGWALVVAVPMIAAAIVIENHRERPLLQTQWLGSRDVLRFIAVALLVRLALAEQTYGSVGFLTSGGLTNDQLHTLFGYVALSMVLGGAVACVTLSEARLPFQVLAASLIIAFAAWLDSYSTSITRPEQLYLSQSLIGFGTTLFIGPTLAYGFLQMLRKGPTHLVSLIVIFSMTQNIGGLAGSAFLGTAQVLYANGHASNLAGDIVVGDPLAAARIQGGAQVFSGVLGDPLLRGAEGAGLLGRSLAGEANTLAFNDVFRLVEWISIATALYLIYLIATTAIRRRREAMAPT; from the coding sequence ATGAGCGTCGTCGAATCCGAATATCGCTTCGCGCCGCAGGAGCGGCCGATGTTTCCGGGCTCGCCCTTCGCGCCCAGCCATTCGCTCCCGCGCAAGATCGCCTATGTCTGCGTCGGCACGCTGATCGGCGCGCTGGCGACCTTCACCAATGCCTTGGTGAACGTGAATGCCGGCAATCTGGCCGGCTCGCTCGGCCTGACGCTCGCGCAGGTCGGCGTGCTGCCCGCGATCTACGTCGCCATGAACGCCACCGCCAACCTCACCCTGGTGCGCGCCCGCGCGAAATTCGGCATCCCCGAGGTGACGGTCGTGCTGCTGGGCGTCTACGCGCTGGCCGCCGCCGTTCAGCTGATCCTGCCCGGTTATCCCGCGGCCATCGCCCTGCGCGCCACCTGCGGCGTGGCGGCGGCGGGCCTCACGACGCTCACGATCTACTATTTCCTGCAGGTCATGCCGGTGCCTCTGCGGCCGCTGGCGCTGGTGATCGGCATCAGCCTCACCCAGCTCGGCACGCCGCTCGCCCGCCTGGTCCCGCTCGACCTGCTGGCGCAGGACCATTGGCACGGCCTGTCCCTGATCGAATTGGGCGTTTCGCTGACCATCACGGCGGTGATCCTCGCCGTGCCCCTGCCGCCCAGCGAGCGCAGCCCGGCCTTCGAGCGTCTCGATTTCGTCACCATCGGCCTGATGGTGCCGGCATTCCTGTTGCTCTGCATCGTCCTGGGCGAGGGCCGGCTTCTGTGGTGGATGGATCGGGCGTGGCTCGGCTGGGCGCTTGTCGTCGCCGTGCCCATGATCGCCGCCGCGATCGTCATCGAGAACCACCGCGAGCGCCCGCTGCTCCAGACCCAATGGCTCGGCAGCCGCGATGTCCTGCGCTTCATCGCGGTGGCGCTCCTGGTGCGCCTCGCGCTGGCCGAGCAGACCTATGGCTCGGTCGGTTTCCTGACTTCGGGCGGTCTCACCAACGACCAGCTCCACACGCTGTTCGGCTATGTCGCGCTCTCGATGGTGCTGGGCGGCGCGGTGGCCTGCGTCACCCTGTCGGAGGCGCGGCTGCCCTTCCAGGTGCTGGCGGCGTCGCTGATCATCGCGTTTGCCGCCTGGCTCGACAGCTACTCGACCAGCATCACGCGGCCGGAGCAGCTCTATCTCAGCCAGTCGCTGATCGGTTTCGGCACCACCTTGTTTATCGGGCCGACGCTCGCCTACGGCTTCCTGCAGATGCTGCGCAAAGGCCCGACCCATCTGGTCAGTCTCATCGTGATCTTCAGCATGACCCAGAACATCGGCGGCCTGGCGGGCTCGGCGTTCCTGGGCACGGCGCAGGTCCTCTATGCCAACGGGCACGCCTCGAACCTGGCCGGCGACATCGTCGTGGGCGATCCGCTGGCGGCGGCGCGCATCCAGGGCGGAGCCCAGGTGTTCTCCGGCGTGCTCGGCGATCCCCTCCTGCGCGGCGCGGAGGGCGCGGGCCTGCTCGGCCGGTCGCTGGCGGGCGAGGCGAACACGCTCGCCTTCAACGACGTCTTCCGTCTCGTCGAATGGATCTCGATCGCGACGGCGCTTTATTTGATCTATCTGATAGCAACCACGGCGATACGAAGGCGACGCGAAGCGATGGCACCGACATGA
- the katG gene encoding catalase/peroxidase HPI: MDENNAKTEGKCPVVHGVRGRSNRDWWPNALNLKVLHQHSAEANPMGQSFDYAEAFKTLDLKAVKQDLLALMTDSQDWWPADFGHYGGLFIRMAWHSAGTYRIGDGRGGAGRGQQRFAPLNSWPDNANLDKARRLLWPIKQKYGRKISWADLIVLTGNVALESMGFKTFGFGGGRVDTWEPEEDVNWGAEDTWLGDKRYSGDRELENPLAAVQMGLIYVNPEGPNGRPDPLAAARDIRETFARMAMDDEETVALIAGGHTFGKTHGAGDPSLVGPEPEAAGIEEQGLGWKSRFGTGKGDDTITGGPEVTWSQTPTKWSNNFFKNLFGFEWELTKSPAGAFQWRAKDGAGAGAFPDARDPSKHHGPTMLTTDIALRVDPVYEKISRHFLENPDQLADAFARAWFKLTHRDMGPRARYLGPEVPAEELIWQDPVPAADYKPIDARDIADLKAKILASGLSISELVATAWASASTFRGSDKRGGANGARIRLSPQKDWAVNQPDQLAKVLETLTGIQRAFNGAAGGGKKVSLADLIVLGGSAAVELAANKAGHDVTVPFAPGRTDASQEQTDVHAFAPLEPVADGFRNYLKGKYAVPAEALLIDKAQLLTLTAPEMTVLIGGLRALNANVAKSPHGVFTKRPETLTNDVFVNLLDIGTEWKPASADADVFEGHDRASGELKWIATRVDLVFGSNSQLRALAEVYATDDSQKKFVQDFVAAWTKVMNLDRFDLK, encoded by the coding sequence ATGGACGAAAATAATGCGAAGACCGAGGGCAAGTGCCCCGTGGTGCACGGCGTTCGCGGGCGGTCGAACCGCGATTGGTGGCCGAACGCGCTGAACCTCAAGGTTCTGCATCAGCATTCCGCCGAGGCCAATCCGATGGGCCAAAGCTTCGACTATGCCGAGGCGTTCAAGACGCTCGATCTCAAGGCGGTGAAGCAGGACCTCCTGGCGCTGATGACGGACTCGCAGGACTGGTGGCCGGCCGATTTCGGCCATTATGGCGGGCTCTTCATCCGCATGGCCTGGCACAGCGCGGGCACCTATCGCATCGGCGACGGCCGCGGCGGCGCCGGCCGCGGGCAGCAGCGCTTCGCGCCGCTCAACAGCTGGCCCGACAATGCGAATCTCGACAAGGCGCGCCGGCTGCTGTGGCCGATCAAGCAGAAATACGGCCGGAAGATCTCCTGGGCCGACCTCATCGTGCTCACCGGCAATGTCGCGCTCGAGTCGATGGGCTTCAAGACCTTCGGCTTCGGCGGCGGACGCGTCGACACCTGGGAGCCCGAGGAAGACGTCAATTGGGGCGCCGAGGACACCTGGCTCGGCGACAAGCGCTACAGCGGCGACCGCGAGCTCGAGAACCCGCTCGCCGCCGTGCAGATGGGCCTCATCTACGTCAATCCGGAAGGACCGAACGGCAGGCCCGATCCGCTCGCGGCCGCGCGGGACATCCGCGAGACTTTCGCGCGCATGGCGATGGACGACGAGGAGACGGTGGCGCTCATCGCCGGCGGACACACCTTCGGCAAGACCCATGGCGCCGGCGATCCTTCGCTGGTCGGTCCCGAGCCGGAAGCCGCCGGCATCGAGGAGCAGGGCCTGGGCTGGAAAAGCCGCTTCGGCACCGGCAAGGGCGACGACACGATCACCGGCGGCCCGGAAGTCACCTGGAGCCAGACGCCGACCAAGTGGAGCAACAATTTCTTCAAGAACCTGTTCGGCTTCGAATGGGAGCTGACCAAGAGTCCGGCCGGCGCGTTCCAGTGGAGGGCGAAAGACGGCGCCGGCGCCGGCGCGTTCCCGGATGCGCGCGATCCGTCCAAGCATCACGGACCGACAATGCTGACGACCGACATCGCGCTCCGCGTCGATCCGGTCTACGAGAAGATTTCGCGGCACTTTCTCGAGAACCCGGACCAGCTGGCGGACGCGTTCGCCCGCGCCTGGTTCAAGCTGACCCATCGCGACATGGGACCGCGCGCGCGCTATCTCGGCCCCGAAGTGCCGGCGGAAGAATTGATCTGGCAGGACCCCGTGCCGGCGGCCGACTACAAGCCGATCGACGCGCGCGACATCGCGGATCTCAAGGCGAAGATCCTCGCCTCGGGTCTTTCGATTTCCGAACTCGTCGCGACGGCCTGGGCCTCGGCCTCGACCTTCCGCGGCTCCGACAAGCGCGGCGGCGCGAACGGTGCGCGCATCCGTCTCAGCCCGCAGAAGGATTGGGCGGTCAACCAGCCGGACCAGCTCGCGAAGGTGCTCGAAACGCTCACCGGCATCCAGCGGGCGTTCAACGGTGCGGCCGGCGGCGGCAAGAAGGTGTCGCTCGCCGATCTCATCGTCCTCGGCGGCTCGGCGGCCGTCGAGCTCGCGGCGAACAAGGCCGGCCACGACGTGACCGTTCCCTTCGCGCCCGGACGCACGGATGCTTCGCAGGAGCAGACCGACGTCCACGCCTTCGCCCCGCTCGAGCCGGTCGCGGACGGCTTCCGCAACTATCTCAAGGGAAAATACGCGGTGCCGGCGGAGGCGCTGCTGATCGACAAGGCGCAGCTCCTGACGCTGACGGCGCCCGAGATGACGGTCCTCATCGGCGGCCTGCGTGCCCTGAACGCGAATGTCGCCAAGTCGCCGCACGGCGTCTTCACCAAGCGCCCCGAAACGCTGACCAATGACGTTTTCGTGAACCTTCTGGACATCGGCACGGAATGGAAGCCGGCCTCGGCGGACGCGGATGTGTTCGAGGGGCACGATCGCGCCAGCGGCGAGTTGAAGTGGATCGCCACCAGGGTCGATCTCGTCTTCGGTTCGAACTCCCAGCTCCGCGCGCTGGCCGAGGTCTATGCCACGGACGACTCGCAGAAGAAGTTCGTGCAGGACTTCGTCGCGGCCTGGACCAAGGTGATGAACCTCGACCGGTTCGACCTTAAATAG
- a CDS encoding HlyD family secretion protein, translating into MSAPGLSETPAPPPPAQVWHPPARNPLTTVAIAVLALAAILVVLWAWDLWPFGGRIEVTDDAYVRGRTTVIAPQVSGYVAAVPVHDYQQVRAGGVLVLIDDRIYRARVAQAAASVAAAIAALDNSDQAHAARVAASASARAQLLRAQADMARVNDLVRDGSVSIRERDQTLAALAQAQAGGQIAVQDIRSVDVGREGLRAQVEAARAQLRLAEIDLGHTVIRAPETGQLSEVAVRLGQYVTNGTQLFSLVPAERWIIANYKEGQMAHMMPGEPATFTVDALGGLRLTGHVQRLSPAAGSEFAVLKPDNATGNFVKVPQRFGVRIAVDPNQPGADRLRPGMSVETRIDTSGGP; encoded by the coding sequence ATGAGCGCACCCGGACTTTCCGAAACGCCCGCGCCGCCGCCGCCCGCCCAGGTCTGGCATCCGCCGGCCCGCAATCCGCTCACGACCGTGGCGATCGCGGTGCTCGCGCTCGCGGCGATCCTCGTCGTCCTCTGGGCCTGGGATCTGTGGCCCTTCGGCGGCCGCATCGAAGTCACCGACGACGCCTATGTCCGCGGCCGCACCACGGTGATCGCGCCGCAGGTCAGCGGCTATGTCGCCGCGGTACCGGTGCACGACTATCAGCAGGTGCGCGCCGGCGGCGTCCTCGTGCTGATCGACGACCGGATCTACCGCGCCCGCGTGGCGCAGGCCGCCGCCTCGGTCGCCGCCGCCATCGCGGCGCTCGACAACAGCGACCAGGCGCATGCCGCGCGCGTCGCGGCCAGCGCGAGCGCGCGCGCCCAGCTCCTGCGCGCCCAGGCCGACATGGCGCGGGTCAACGATCTGGTGCGCGACGGCTCGGTATCGATCCGCGAGCGCGACCAGACGCTGGCGGCGCTCGCCCAGGCACAGGCCGGCGGCCAGATCGCGGTGCAGGACATCCGCTCGGTCGATGTCGGGCGCGAGGGACTGAGGGCCCAGGTCGAAGCGGCGCGCGCGCAATTGCGCCTGGCCGAGATCGATCTCGGCCACACGGTGATCCGCGCGCCGGAAACCGGCCAGCTCAGCGAGGTCGCCGTGCGGCTCGGACAATATGTGACGAACGGCACGCAATTGTTCTCGCTCGTGCCGGCCGAGCGCTGGATCATCGCCAATTACAAGGAAGGCCAGATGGCCCATATGATGCCCGGCGAGCCCGCGACCTTCACCGTCGACGCGCTGGGCGGTCTGCGCCTGACCGGCCATGTCCAGCGGCTGTCGCCGGCCGCCGGTTCGGAATTCGCCGTGCTGAAGCCGGACAACGCCACGGGCAATTTCGTCAAGGTGCCGCAGCGCTTCGGCGTGCGCATCGCGGTCGATCCGAACCAGCCTGGGGCGGATCGCTTGCGGCCGGGCATGTCGGTGGAGACGCGCATCGACACCAGCGGCGGCCCATGA
- a CDS encoding alpha/beta hydrolase, producing the protein MPQIATRDGATIFYKDWGRGQPIVFHHGWPLSADDWDTQMLFFLQHGYRVIAHDRRGHGRSSQTSGGHDMDTYAADVAELTAALDLKDAVHIGHSTGGGEVARYVARHGKGRVAKAVLVSAVPPIMVRNDANPDGTPIVVFDGLREQLAANRAQFYREIPIPFYGFNRPGAKIQDGVVDNWWRQGMMGAANAHYECVKAFSETDFNADLGAIDVPTLVLHGSDDQIVPYADAGVLSSKRIKGAVLKIYPGYPHGMLTVHADVINPDLLAFIRS; encoded by the coding sequence ATGCCCCAGATTGCGACCAGGGACGGCGCGACGATCTTCTACAAGGACTGGGGACGGGGACAGCCGATCGTCTTCCATCACGGCTGGCCGCTCAGCGCCGACGATTGGGACACGCAGATGCTGTTCTTCCTGCAGCACGGCTACCGGGTCATCGCGCATGACCGGCGCGGCCATGGCCGGTCGAGCCAGACGAGCGGCGGCCACGACATGGACACCTACGCGGCCGATGTCGCCGAGTTGACGGCCGCGCTCGACCTGAAGGACGCGGTCCATATCGGCCATTCGACCGGCGGCGGCGAAGTGGCGCGCTATGTCGCCCGCCATGGCAAGGGCCGCGTCGCCAAGGCGGTGCTCGTCAGCGCCGTGCCGCCGATCATGGTGCGCAATGACGCCAATCCCGACGGCACGCCGATCGTGGTGTTCGACGGGCTGCGCGAGCAGCTCGCCGCCAACCGGGCGCAGTTCTATCGCGAGATCCCGATCCCCTTCTACGGCTTCAATCGGCCGGGCGCGAAGATCCAGGACGGCGTCGTCGACAATTGGTGGCGGCAGGGCATGATGGGCGCGGCCAACGCGCATTACGAATGCGTCAAGGCCTTCTCGGAGACGGATTTCAACGCGGACCTCGGCGCCATCGACGTGCCGACCCTGGTACTGCACGGCAGCGACGATCAGATCGTGCCTTACGCCGACGCAGGCGTACTTTCCTCCAAGCGCATCAAGGGCGCGGTGCTTAAGATCTACCCGGGCTATCCGCACGGCATGCTCACCGTCCACGCCGACGTCATCAATCCCGATCTGCTGGCATTCATCCGAAGCTAA